The following proteins are encoded in a genomic region of Neoarius graeffei isolate fNeoGra1 chromosome 6, fNeoGra1.pri, whole genome shotgun sequence:
- the chka gene encoding choline kinase alpha isoform X2 → MKTKFIHSVSSSPSMSLGLLVNENALEVQPDTEPDCKALRVEEPDHETKHKAYLWCKMFLHGAWKSIGEEDFQISVIRGGLSNKLFLCALPEDQQSIGDEPRNVVLRLYGAILQVCFPLHDSNGSMSCNKGDSGQSKTENHFQGTEAMVLESVMFAILAERQLGPKLYGIFPHGRLEQYVLSRRLATEELGIPSLCAEIAEKIAKFHKMVMPFNKEPKWLFGTMEKYMSQVQKLTFTRENHIHKFNHLMSHNLPQEMENLRCLLESTQSPVVFCHNDLQEGNILLLSGQENMEKQKLMLIDFEYSSYNYRGFDIGNFFCEWMYDYNCDTPPFFRTNTKNYPTRTQQMYFFKSYLSEYNPALENLSEEAQLKIKEDMLVEVNRFALASHFFWGLWSIIQARLSTIEFDYLDYAIARFDAFFELKKELGI, encoded by the exons ATGAAGACTAAGTTCATTCACAGCGTGTCCTCATCCCCATCCATGTCTCTGGGTTTATTGGTGAACGAGAACGCGCTTGAGGTCCAGCCTGATACCGAGCCAGACTGCAAAGCTCTTCGCGTAGAGGAGCCCGACCATGAGACCAAGCACAAGGCCTATCTGTGGTGTAAAATGTTTCTGCACGGAGCCTGGAAGTCCATTGGAGAAGAGGATTTTCAGATAAGTGTAATCAG AGGGGGTCTCAGTAACAAGCTTTTCCTCTGCGCATTACCTGAAGACCAGCAGAGCATTGGGGATGAGCCAAGGAATGTGGTGCTTCGCCTGTATGGAGccatactgcaggtgtgtttCCCACTCCATGATTCA AATGGGAGT ATGTCCTGTAATAAAGGAGACTCTGGACAGTCAAAAACAGAAAATCATTTTCAA GGAACTGAAGCTATGGTCTTGGAAAGTGTGATGTTTGCTATCCTGGCAGAGAGGCAGCTTGGGCCTAAGCTCTATGGCATCTTTCCCCATGGGAGACTGGAGCAGTATGTCCTG AGCCGTCGACTCGCCACAGAGGAACTGGGAATTCCCAGTTTATGTGCTGAGATTGCAGAGAAAATTGCCAAGTTTCATAAGATGGTGATGCCTTTTAACAAAGAGCCCAAATGGCTGTTTGGCACCATGGAAAA ATACATGAGTCAAGTGCAAAAGCTGACCTTCACCAGAGAGAACCACATCCATAAATTCAACCATCTTATGAGCCACAACCTGCCTCAGGAGATGGAGAACCTCAG GTGTCTCCTGGAATCCACCCAATCGCCTGTTGTTTTCTGCCACAATGATTTGCAAGAAg GAAACATCCTTCTTCTAAGTGGCCAGGAGAACATGGAAAAGCAGAAGCTTATGCTGATTGACTTTGAGTACAGCAGCTACAACTACAG AGGATTTGACATAGGAAACTTCTTCTGTGAATGGATGTACGACTACAACTGTGACACGCCTCCGTTTTTCAGAACCAATACCAAGAATTATCCAACCAGAACTCAGCAG ATGTATTTCTTTAAAAGCTACCTGTCTGAATATAACCCTGCACTGGAAAACCTGAGTGAGGAAGCCCAGCTAAAAATCAAAGAGGACATGTTGGTGGAGGTTAACAG GTTTGCCCTCGCATCACACTTTTTCTGGGGCCTGTGGTCCATAATTCAGGCGAGACTATCCACCATAGAGTTCGACTACCTG GACTATGCCATAGCCAGATTTGATGCATTCTTTGAGCTCAAAAAGGAGCTGGGGATTTAA
- the chka gene encoding choline kinase alpha isoform X1, translating into MKTKFIHSVSSSPSMSLGLLVNENALEVQPDTEPDCKALRVEEPDHETKHKAYLWCKMFLHGAWKSIGEEDFQISVIRGGLSNKLFLCALPEDQQSIGDEPRNVVLRLYGAILQMSCNKGDSGQSKTENHFQGTEAMVLESVMFAILAERQLGPKLYGIFPHGRLEQYVLSRRLATEELGIPSLCAEIAEKIAKFHKMVMPFNKEPKWLFGTMEKYMSQVQKLTFTRENHIHKFNHLMSHNLPQEMENLRCLLESTQSPVVFCHNDLQEGNILLLSGQENMEKQKLMLIDFEYSSYNYRGFDIGNFFCEWMYDYNCDTPPFFRTNTKNYPTRTQQMYFFKSYLSEYNPALENLSEEAQLKIKEDMLVEVNRFALASHFFWGLWSIIQARLSTIEFDYLDYAIARFDAFFELKKELGI; encoded by the exons ATGAAGACTAAGTTCATTCACAGCGTGTCCTCATCCCCATCCATGTCTCTGGGTTTATTGGTGAACGAGAACGCGCTTGAGGTCCAGCCTGATACCGAGCCAGACTGCAAAGCTCTTCGCGTAGAGGAGCCCGACCATGAGACCAAGCACAAGGCCTATCTGTGGTGTAAAATGTTTCTGCACGGAGCCTGGAAGTCCATTGGAGAAGAGGATTTTCAGATAAGTGTAATCAG AGGGGGTCTCAGTAACAAGCTTTTCCTCTGCGCATTACCTGAAGACCAGCAGAGCATTGGGGATGAGCCAAGGAATGTGGTGCTTCGCCTGTATGGAGccatactgcag ATGTCCTGTAATAAAGGAGACTCTGGACAGTCAAAAACAGAAAATCATTTTCAA GGAACTGAAGCTATGGTCTTGGAAAGTGTGATGTTTGCTATCCTGGCAGAGAGGCAGCTTGGGCCTAAGCTCTATGGCATCTTTCCCCATGGGAGACTGGAGCAGTATGTCCTG AGCCGTCGACTCGCCACAGAGGAACTGGGAATTCCCAGTTTATGTGCTGAGATTGCAGAGAAAATTGCCAAGTTTCATAAGATGGTGATGCCTTTTAACAAAGAGCCCAAATGGCTGTTTGGCACCATGGAAAA ATACATGAGTCAAGTGCAAAAGCTGACCTTCACCAGAGAGAACCACATCCATAAATTCAACCATCTTATGAGCCACAACCTGCCTCAGGAGATGGAGAACCTCAG GTGTCTCCTGGAATCCACCCAATCGCCTGTTGTTTTCTGCCACAATGATTTGCAAGAAg GAAACATCCTTCTTCTAAGTGGCCAGGAGAACATGGAAAAGCAGAAGCTTATGCTGATTGACTTTGAGTACAGCAGCTACAACTACAG AGGATTTGACATAGGAAACTTCTTCTGTGAATGGATGTACGACTACAACTGTGACACGCCTCCGTTTTTCAGAACCAATACCAAGAATTATCCAACCAGAACTCAGCAG ATGTATTTCTTTAAAAGCTACCTGTCTGAATATAACCCTGCACTGGAAAACCTGAGTGAGGAAGCCCAGCTAAAAATCAAAGAGGACATGTTGGTGGAGGTTAACAG GTTTGCCCTCGCATCACACTTTTTCTGGGGCCTGTGGTCCATAATTCAGGCGAGACTATCCACCATAGAGTTCGACTACCTG GACTATGCCATAGCCAGATTTGATGCATTCTTTGAGCTCAAAAAGGAGCTGGGGATTTAA